The following are from one region of the Corythoichthys intestinalis isolate RoL2023-P3 chromosome 17, ASM3026506v1, whole genome shotgun sequence genome:
- the cldn23.1 gene encoding claudin 23a has translation MPNRTQEWTRPSLRTPGIFIFGLVMAPCGWVLNLTATVAPNWRTLEEPNRPPNEFIEQGIWDICRSVTTSTSSTCGLDDDTYFGNDIIEVAQGLMVASLVVTLVGLAVAIPGIRCWKERPNWVVAGLGGILIFISGVFTLIPISWYTHILEDITTETEIETVSVGYCIVLGFIGAIFEILGGFVMFIGICRCCGGKNRGEVRVEEIGPSRFTSRPQAQPRRVDVPSLSRGRSPAPSSVPYIRDTLDDDISFPRAKSTGPRSINTSYSGRPYDADL, from the coding sequence ATGCCGAACAGAACGCAGGAATGGACGCGCCCGTCCCTGCGCACGCCGGGTATCTTCATCTTCGGTCTTGTCATGGCGCCCTGCGGCTGGGTGCTCAACTTGACCGCCACCGTGGCCCCCAACTGGAGAACCCTGGAGGAGCCCAACAGACCGCCCAACGAGTTCATCGAGCAGGGCATCTGGGACATCTGTCGGTCCGTCACTACGTCCACGTCATCCACTTGCGGCCTGGATGATGACACGTACTTCGGTAATGATATCATCGAGGTGGCCCAGGGACTCATGGTGGCATCGCTAGTGGTTACCCTCGTGGGCTTGGCTGTGGCCATCCCTGGGATCCGCTGCTGGAAAGAGAGGCCAAACTGGGTGGTGGCCGGCCTGGGAGGGATTTTGATCTTCATCTCGGGGGTGTTCACACTCATCCCAATCTCCTGGTACACTCACATCCTAGAAGACATCACCACAGAGACCGAAATTGAGACCGTGAGCGTGGGCTACTGCATCGTTCTTGGTTTCATCGGCGCTATCTTCGAGATCCTGGGCGGCTTCGTCATGTTTATCGGCATCTGTCGCTGCTGCGGCGGGAAGAATCGCGGCGAGGTGCGCGTGGAGGAAATCGGGCCTAGTCGATTCACTTCGCGGCCGCAGGCGCAGCCGAGACGCGTGGACGTACCCTCGCTGAGTCGGGGCCGGAGCCCCGCGCCCAGCAGCGTGCCCTACATCCGGGATACCCTGGACGACGATATTTCTTTCCCCCGGGCAAAGAGCACCGGGCCCCGCTCCATCAACACCTCGTACAGCGGGAGGCCCTACGACGCTGACCTTTGA